The Nitrogeniibacter aestuarii genome has a window encoding:
- a CDS encoding tellurite resistance TerB family protein → MPSFLKQIFQAVTDRESADSARELNLQLATAALLVEMVHADHTVAPEEEAALRGALAHEFDLDQTALDSLIREAERAAKNAPGFFAFTKEINATLPIEDKVRIMEYLWRIALADGTVAAHENHLMRKLADLIHVGHGDYHAAKTRAAEHLARR, encoded by the coding sequence ATGCCCTCTTTCCTGAAGCAGATCTTTCAAGCCGTGACCGATCGGGAGTCGGCCGATTCAGCCCGCGAACTCAATCTGCAACTGGCAACGGCTGCTCTGCTTGTCGAGATGGTCCACGCCGATCACACGGTCGCGCCCGAGGAAGAAGCCGCCTTGCGAGGCGCCCTGGCCCATGAATTCGATCTGGACCAGACGGCGCTGGATTCACTCATTCGCGAAGCGGAGCGCGCCGCGAAAAACGCCCCGGGATTTTTCGCCTTTACCAAGGAAATCAACGCCACCTTGCCCATTGAGGACAAGGTTCGCATCATGGAATACCTGTGGCGGATTGCCCTGGCCGACGGTACCGTCGCCGCGCACGAAAATCATCTGATGCGCAAGCTGGCGGATCTGATTCACGTCGGTCATGGCGACTATCACGCCGCCAAGACGCGCGCCGCCGAGCACCTGGCGCGGCGCTGA
- a CDS encoding TonB-dependent receptor plug domain-containing protein — MGTSLDELLDLSLEELSNYTLTTMARKAQRVRDVAAAGYVISREDILRSGALSIPEALRMVPGIEVAQLSGNRWAVSARGLNERFANKLLVLIDGRNIYSPIFSGPLWEDQNLLMEDIERIEVVRGPGAALWGSNAVNGVINIVTRNARDTEETLISTRVDNHGGGRIAGRVGTQLGASEYLRAYALMQSGGAQPNADPTIRDASGWQARRAGFRFDGLIDGAQLTVSGNVFANRAGDIWQVPMPGSQQNPYLNLTENSFGFDTGARITTRTADDHELSVQTYINYNRMRTGELQAERTELAVDAQLRTVLGPHDVIWGLDYRWLDDRFDTQMPFEVSPASADYGRLGAFVHDEITLVPDALKWIVGTKIEQDERSGFNWQPNARLIWTPAEHITLWGAVSRAVRTLSRTETDMTLAIEGVRSGALWIQPLIRREGGRISPEKATTYELGFRQEPSADFRYDIAFYHTRYHDLRTVHSEGYSCPAGVAAIPFPGAPAVPGCAPNTITPYVLLEAHLHNQSILESTGIEASANWQVKPWWRMHLNYTNQRLEAPTTNDPIARVERERVLGASPRYQVGLRSSMNVASGQKFDLLLRHVAKLRHGDIPAYTAVDAAYHVAVSEELELSVIGKNLFDDRHPEFKNSVPDTPTAEIERSVHLIATLCF, encoded by the coding sequence ATGGGGACATCACTGGACGAACTGCTCGACCTCAGTCTTGAGGAGTTGAGCAACTACACCCTCACCACCATGGCCCGAAAGGCGCAGCGCGTGCGCGACGTGGCCGCGGCGGGCTACGTGATTTCGCGTGAGGACATTCTCCGCAGTGGCGCACTGAGCATTCCCGAAGCGCTGCGCATGGTGCCCGGCATTGAAGTGGCTCAACTGTCGGGCAACCGATGGGCTGTCAGTGCGCGCGGGCTCAACGAGCGTTTTGCCAACAAGCTGCTCGTCCTCATCGACGGGCGCAACATCTACAGTCCGATCTTCTCCGGCCCCCTCTGGGAGGACCAGAATCTGCTCATGGAAGACATCGAGCGCATCGAAGTCGTCCGCGGACCGGGGGCGGCCCTGTGGGGATCGAACGCGGTCAATGGCGTCATCAACATCGTCACCCGCAATGCACGCGACACCGAAGAGACGCTGATCTCCACCCGGGTCGACAACCATGGGGGCGGTCGCATCGCCGGTCGCGTCGGCACGCAATTGGGCGCATCTGAATACCTGCGGGCCTATGCACTCATGCAGAGCGGCGGCGCCCAGCCGAACGCCGATCCGACGATCCGCGACGCATCGGGCTGGCAGGCGCGTCGGGCAGGATTCCGCTTTGACGGGCTGATTGACGGCGCCCAGCTGACGGTGAGCGGAAACGTGTTCGCCAATCGTGCGGGCGACATCTGGCAGGTGCCAATGCCAGGCTCACAGCAGAACCCCTACTTGAACCTGACCGAAAACTCATTCGGTTTCGACACCGGCGCCCGGATCACGACGCGCACAGCGGACGACCACGAGTTATCCGTACAGACCTACATCAATTACAACCGCATGCGGACCGGTGAGCTCCAGGCCGAACGCACAGAGCTGGCGGTCGACGCGCAACTGCGGACCGTACTTGGCCCGCATGATGTGATCTGGGGCCTTGACTACCGATGGCTCGACGACCGTTTCGACACCCAGATGCCGTTCGAAGTCTCGCCAGCGTCGGCCGACTATGGTCGCCTGGGTGCCTTCGTGCATGATGAGATCACCCTGGTGCCCGACGCCCTGAAATGGATCGTGGGCACGAAAATCGAGCAGGATGAACGCAGCGGCTTCAACTGGCAGCCCAATGCCCGGCTGATCTGGACGCCAGCCGAGCACATCACCCTGTGGGGTGCCGTATCACGCGCCGTGCGCACCCTGTCCCGCACCGAAACCGACATGACCCTGGCCATCGAAGGTGTGCGCTCGGGTGCACTCTGGATACAACCGCTCATACGTCGTGAGGGCGGACGCATCTCGCCAGAGAAGGCCACCACCTATGAACTCGGTTTCAGGCAAGAACCCAGTGCTGACTTCAGGTATGACATCGCGTTTTATCACACGCGCTATCACGATCTGCGCACCGTCCATAGTGAAGGGTACTCGTGCCCGGCAGGTGTCGCAGCAATACCTTTCCCTGGCGCCCCTGCCGTTCCGGGCTGTGCGCCAAACACGATCACCCCTTACGTCCTTCTCGAAGCGCATCTGCACAACCAGAGCATCCTTGAAAGCACGGGCATCGAAGCGAGTGCGAACTGGCAGGTCAAGCCCTGGTGGCGGATGCATCTGAACTACACCAATCAACGTCTTGAAGCGCCGACAACGAACGATCCCATCGCGCGGGTTGAGCGTGAGCGCGTGCTGGGCGCGTCACCGCGCTATCAGGTCGGGTTGAGATCATCGATGAATGTCGCCAGCGGGCAGAAATTCGACCTGCTGCTACGTCATGTCGCTAAGTTACGCCACGGCGACATTCCCGCGTACACAGCGGTGGACGCTGCCTATCACGTGGCCGTCAGCGAGGAACTTGAACTGAGCGTCATTGGCAAGAACCTGTTCGATGACCGTCATCCGGAGTTCAAGAATTCGGTGCCGGACACACCGACCGCGGAAATCGAACGCAGCGTTCACCTCATCGCCACGCTGTGCTTCTGA